A region of the Roseiflexus sp. RS-1 genome:
CCGGTCCGATGTTGCACTGCTGGCGCACCTGCTCGATGGTGATGTCGGTTTCGTCCAGGGTCTGGGTATAATACTCAACCCGCGCCCGTCGCGCCAGCGCCCGCCGCGGGGTCAACTCGACGACAACGTAGGTATCGCCCTGGTGCATGTAGACGGCGCCGGGAAAGACCTCGAACGGCGCGCGGGTGGCGGCGATCTGCTCGATCCGACGATCAGTATCAATGTCGATCAGGTCGATCGGGTCGCCATCGGCGCTGCGGATGTTGACCCCGGCGGCCGGTCGGGGATCGCCGGCATACGCGAATCGACCGTCGGGCAGCGCGGCTAATTCACCGCGCCGGAGCAACCAGTCACGCAATTTTGCGAAGGTTGCGCCAAACCAGAGATCATCGGCGTCATGCAGCGGGAGTTCGGCGGCGGCGCAGCGCACCTGGTCACGCAGAATGTACGGATTGTCCAGCGCGACGCGGGCATATTCGTGGGGACGGCTGAAGAACTCGGCCGGATGCCGCATGTAAAACTGGTCGAGCGGGTCGTCCTGCGCCACGAGCGCCGCCAGACTCTGCCCCTGCGAGCGTCCGGCGCGCCCTGCCTGCTGCCAGGCGCTGGCAATCGTTCCCGGAAAACCGCCCATGACGACAGCATCCACGCCGCCAATATCGACCCCCAGTTCAAGGGCGTTGGTCGATACCAGACCACGCAGATCGCCGCCGGCAAACGCCTGCTCCAGACGCCGACGCTCCTCGACCGTGTATCCCGCGCGGTAGGCGGCGATCTGCCCGGTATCCGGTTGTCGTGTTTCGGTTATGTCACTTCGTATCGAACGGTCACGCCCGTTATCCGGCGGCGCGTTATTTTCCAGCGCCTCGCGCGCATAGCGCAGCACCAGTTCCGCGCTGCGCCGGGTGCGCGTGAATGCCAGCGTCTTGACGCCAGCACGAACCAGCAGCGCCAGTACGCTGGCAGTCTCGACGTTGGTGCTGCGTCGTTGTCCCTGTTCCGACAGCCAGGACATACTGCGTTGCCGGTCGGTCAGCGGCGGGTTCCAGAACAGGAAGGTGCGCGCTCCCTGTGGTGCGCCATCGTCGTCGATCACCCGCACCTCATCGCCGACCAGCGCTGCCAGGTGCTGCTGCGGGTTGGCGCTGGTCGCCGAGCAGCAGATAAACTGCGGCGCGCTGCCGTAATGGGCGCACAACCGTCGCAGCCGCCGCATGATCAGCGCGACGTGCGTACCGAACACGCCGCGATAGACGTGTGCCTCATCCAGCACCACATAGCGCAACCGCGCCAGGATCCCCTGCCAGCGCGCGTGATCGGGCAACAGCGTGCGATGGAGCAGATCGGGGTTCGACAGAATGACATGCGCCCCGGTGCGCAGTCGGTCGCGTGCTGGTCGAGGCGTATCGCCGTCCAGGGTCGCTGCCGTAAGCGCTGGACCGCCTGCCGCTTTGAGCGCTGCAAGGAGACTGTTCAACGCGCGCAACTGGTCGGCGGCGAGCGCCTTGGTTGGAAAAAGAAACAGCGCGCAGGCAGTGTGATCGGTGATCGCCGCTTCAATGGTCGGCAACTGATAGCAGAGAGTCTTCCCCGATGCCGTCGCCGTCACGATGCCGATATGATAACCGGCGCGCGCTGCATCGAGCGCAGCCGCCTGGTGGGTATAGAGGCGCGTGATTCCGCGTGCAGCAAGCGCCGCAGCGAGCGGTTGCGGCAGCGGCGCGGAAGGTTCCGCAAAGCGCGCAGCGCGCGCAGGGAGACGTTCGATATGCGCAATCTGACCGGCATAACCGCGCGCGCCGCGCAATAGTTCAACAAAATCGGTCATAGGCGCCCGCCGATGCGTCTAACTTCAGACACCGCACCATCATGGCACGGCGCCGAACAGATGTCAAGACCACTGAGATACGATCCCCATTCGTGCGATACCGGATCGTAATCAGCCACATGCACGTTTGCACAGGTTACGATCCGGTTTTAGCATACTTAACCAAAAGACAACAACAACCCGTTTGTCAAGAATGCCATGATGCACTTGCACCATTCAATGTCACGCAGGAACCACGACGTCGCAATG
Encoded here:
- a CDS encoding DEAD/DEAH box helicase; the encoded protein is MTDFVELLRGARGYAGQIAHIERLPARAARFAEPSAPLPQPLAAALAARGITRLYTHQAAALDAARAGYHIGIVTATASGKTLCYQLPTIEAAITDHTACALFLFPTKALAADQLRALNSLLAALKAAGGPALTAATLDGDTPRPARDRLRTGAHVILSNPDLLHRTLLPDHARWQGILARLRYVVLDEAHVYRGVFGTHVALIMRRLRRLCAHYGSAPQFICCSATSANPQQHLAALVGDEVRVIDDDGAPQGARTFLFWNPPLTDRQRSMSWLSEQGQRRSTNVETASVLALLVRAGVKTLAFTRTRRSAELVLRYAREALENNAPPDNGRDRSIRSDITETRQPDTGQIAAYRAGYTVEERRRLEQAFAGGDLRGLVSTNALELGVDIGGVDAVVMGGFPGTIASAWQQAGRAGRSQGQSLAALVAQDDPLDQFYMRHPAEFFSRPHEYARVALDNPYILRDQVRCAAAELPLHDADDLWFGATFAKLRDWLLRRGELAALPDGRFAYAGDPRPAAGVNIRSADGDPIDLIDIDTDRRIEQIAATRAPFEVFPGAVYMHQGDTYVVVELTPRRALARRARVEYYTQTLDETDITIEQVRQQCNIGPATLFLGVVEVTRRVVGYRRKQHYTDEVLGEHDLTMPPQTFRTIAVWWTVPDPICRQVEQVCDGVIDALHAMEHAAIGLLPLFAQCDRGDIGGLSIDVHPDTGAATIFVYDGVPGGVGIAEVGYEQAAQWWEQTWRLLIDCPCSEGCPACIQSPKCGNGNQHLSKIGAATLAALLTGHTPPARSAFGGHGKGSALIEELKQQLARAKTEPPGVRRTAMLVALRYRIATGRTAISDDAGRSALAAIEAEANALYRGVADSR